The following coding sequences lie in one Cronobacter universalis NCTC 9529 genomic window:
- the umuC gene encoding translesion error-prone DNA polymerase V subunit UmuC encodes MYALVDVNSFYASCEMVFRPDLRDKPVVVLSNNDGCVIARSRQAKALGITMAEPYFKQRALFERHRVAVFSSNYAFYADMSKRVMDILEEMAPQVEIYSIDEAFVDLRGVSNVMSLTTFAQEIRDRLWRETHLPVGVGIAPTKTLAKLANLATKKWPKSGAVVDLSDPARLRRALAHFKVEDVWGVGRRLSKKLAAMGIETAFDLANSPAWVIRKNFNVVLERTVRELRGEPCLAMDEFVAAKQQIVCSRSFGYRVTAYQDMRQAVCAWAERAAEKLRQEHQFCRQVAVFIRTSPHDEPDDRYSNQALCQALTPTNDTREIVRLAVSALDAIWREGYRYIKAGVMLGDFFSQGVAQLNLFDEHPPQANSAPLMHLLDEYNRSGRGKLWFAGQGIVKPWAMKREFLSPGYTTRFSELPRASLW; translated from the coding sequence ATGTACGCGCTGGTGGATGTGAACAGCTTTTACGCCTCCTGCGAGATGGTGTTTCGCCCGGATCTGCGGGATAAACCGGTCGTGGTGCTGAGCAACAACGACGGCTGCGTCATTGCCCGCAGCCGCCAGGCGAAGGCGCTCGGCATCACCATGGCGGAGCCCTATTTCAAACAGCGCGCGCTCTTTGAGCGTCATCGCGTGGCGGTCTTCAGCTCCAACTACGCGTTTTATGCCGACATGAGCAAACGCGTGATGGATATTCTCGAAGAGATGGCGCCGCAGGTGGAGATCTACTCGATCGACGAGGCGTTTGTCGATCTGCGCGGCGTCAGTAACGTCATGTCGCTGACCACGTTTGCGCAGGAGATCCGCGACCGCCTCTGGCGCGAAACCCATCTGCCGGTCGGCGTGGGCATCGCGCCGACTAAAACGCTCGCCAAGCTCGCCAATCTCGCCACTAAAAAATGGCCGAAGTCGGGCGCGGTCGTCGATCTCTCCGACCCGGCCCGGCTGCGCAGGGCGCTGGCGCATTTTAAGGTGGAGGACGTCTGGGGCGTCGGGCGCAGGCTCAGCAAAAAGCTGGCGGCGATGGGCATTGAGACCGCGTTTGATCTGGCCAACAGCCCGGCGTGGGTGATCCGCAAAAATTTCAATGTGGTGCTGGAGCGCACCGTGCGGGAACTGCGCGGCGAGCCCTGTCTGGCAATGGATGAATTTGTCGCGGCGAAACAGCAGATCGTGTGCAGCCGTTCGTTTGGCTACCGCGTCACGGCTTATCAGGATATGCGCCAGGCGGTCTGCGCCTGGGCGGAGCGCGCCGCGGAGAAACTGCGTCAGGAGCATCAGTTCTGCCGCCAGGTGGCGGTGTTTATCCGCACCAGCCCGCATGACGAGCCGGACGACCGCTACAGCAATCAGGCGCTGTGCCAGGCGCTGACGCCCACCAACGACACCCGCGAAATCGTGCGGCTGGCGGTAAGCGCGCTGGACGCCATCTGGCGCGAAGGGTATCGCTATATCAAGGCGGGCGTCATGCTGGGGGATTTTTTCAGCCAGGGCGTGGCGCAGCTTAATCTCTTCGACGAACACCCGCCGCAGGCCAACAGCGCGCCGCTGATGCATCTGCTGGATGAATATAATCGCTCAGGCAGGGGGAAGCTCTGGTTCGCAGGCCAGGGGATCGTCAAGCCCTGGGCAATGAAGCGCGAATTTCTCTCGCCCGGCTACACTACCCGTTTCAGTGAATTGCCGCGCGCGAGTTTGTGGTGA
- the umuD gene encoding translesion error-prone DNA polymerase V autoproteolytic subunit, with amino-acid sequence MLMMRLLPQPDAGELPLFLETVACGFPSPAQDYVEKRVSLDAHCIVHPNATYFLRAAGESMNGAGIEDGDLLVVDSALKPQEGDIVVAALEGEFTVKTLRLRPVAQLVPMNPDFAPIPLGGDAEVVIFGVVTWVLKKRR; translated from the coding sequence ATGTTAATGATGCGTCTCTTGCCACAACCTGATGCCGGGGAGTTGCCGCTGTTTCTTGAGACAGTGGCCTGCGGTTTCCCGTCGCCCGCTCAGGATTACGTCGAAAAGCGCGTGAGCCTCGACGCGCACTGCATTGTGCACCCGAATGCCACCTATTTTTTACGGGCGGCCGGGGAGTCGATGAACGGCGCCGGGATCGAGGATGGCGATCTGCTGGTGGTGGACAGCGCCCTGAAGCCGCAGGAGGGCGACATTGTCGTGGCCGCGCTGGAAGGGGAGTTCACCGTGAAAACCCTGCGGCTGCGTCCGGTCGCGCAGCTGGTGCCGATGAACCCGGATTTCGCGCCGATCCCGCTTGGCGGTGACGCCGAGGTAGTGATTTTCGGCGTGGTGACCTGGGTGCTGAAGAAGAGGCGCTGA
- a CDS encoding peptidase U32 family protein, giving the protein MRLQSHHLELLSPARDTAIAREAILHGADAVYIGGPGFGARHNASNSLQDIADLVPFAHRFGAKVFITLNTILHDDELEPARKLIGQLYDAGVDALIVQDMGIMELDIPPIELHASTQCDIRSVEKAKFLSDAGFSQIVLARELNLNQIRAIHENTDATIEFFIHGALCVAYSGQCNISHAQTGRSANRGDCSQACRLPYTLKDDQGRVVAYEKHLLSMKDNDQTANLAALIDAGVRSFKIEGRYKDMSYVKNITAHYRQMLDAIIEDRGDLARSSAGNTAHYFVPSTEKTFHRGSTDYFVNARKIDIGAFDTPTFVGLPVGEVLSVGKEHLDVEVTEPLANGDGLNVMIKREVVGFRVNVAEKTGENRYRVFPNEMPAALKTLRPHHKLNRNLDHNWQQALLKTSSERRIGVDIELGGWQEQLILTITSEDGVSVTHTLDGQFDEANNPEKALTSLKEGLAKLGQTIYFARDVQITLPGALFVPNSQLNAFRREAVEALDAARLANYQRGARKPVSVPPPVYPETHLSFLANVYNHKAREFYQRYGVQLIDAAYEAHEEKGDVPVMITKHCLRFAFNLCPKQAKGNIKSWKATPMQLVHGDEVLTLRFDCKPCEMHVVGKIKNHILKMPQPGSVVASISPEDLLKTLPKRKNA; this is encoded by the coding sequence ATGCGCCTGCAATCGCATCACCTTGAACTGCTCAGCCCCGCCCGCGATACCGCCATCGCCCGCGAAGCCATTCTGCACGGCGCAGATGCAGTCTATATCGGCGGCCCCGGTTTCGGCGCCCGCCACAACGCCAGCAACAGCCTCCAGGACATCGCAGACCTGGTGCCGTTCGCCCATCGCTTCGGCGCGAAGGTGTTTATCACCCTTAACACTATTCTGCATGACGACGAACTGGAGCCGGCCCGTAAGCTTATCGGCCAGCTTTATGACGCGGGCGTCGACGCCCTGATCGTGCAGGACATGGGCATTATGGAGCTGGATATTCCGCCCATCGAGCTGCATGCCAGTACCCAGTGCGATATCCGCAGCGTCGAGAAAGCGAAATTCCTCTCCGATGCCGGTTTCTCGCAAATCGTGCTGGCGCGCGAGCTGAACCTCAACCAGATCCGCGCCATTCATGAAAACACCGACGCCACCATCGAATTCTTTATTCATGGCGCGCTGTGCGTGGCCTATTCAGGCCAGTGCAATATCTCCCACGCCCAGACCGGGCGCAGCGCCAACCGCGGCGACTGCTCGCAGGCCTGCCGCCTGCCGTACACCCTGAAAGACGATCAGGGCCGCGTGGTGGCGTATGAGAAACACCTGCTGTCGATGAAAGATAACGATCAAACCGCCAACCTGGCGGCGCTGATTGACGCAGGCGTGCGCTCCTTCAAGATTGAAGGGCGCTACAAAGACATGAGCTACGTGAAAAACATCACGGCGCACTACCGTCAGATGCTCGACGCCATTATTGAGGATCGCGGCGATCTGGCGCGCTCATCAGCAGGCAACACGGCGCACTACTTCGTGCCGTCCACCGAGAAGACCTTCCACCGCGGCAGCACCGACTACTTCGTTAACGCCCGTAAGATAGATATCGGCGCGTTCGATACCCCGACGTTTGTCGGCCTGCCGGTCGGCGAAGTGCTGAGCGTCGGCAAAGAGCATCTGGATGTGGAAGTCACCGAGCCGCTGGCGAACGGCGACGGGCTGAACGTTATGATCAAACGCGAAGTGGTGGGCTTTCGCGTCAATGTGGCGGAAAAAACCGGTGAAAACCGCTACCGCGTCTTCCCGAACGAGATGCCGGCGGCGCTGAAAACACTGCGCCCGCACCACAAGCTTAACCGCAACCTTGATCACAACTGGCAGCAGGCGCTGCTGAAAACCTCCAGCGAGCGCCGCATCGGCGTGGATATCGAACTCGGCGGCTGGCAGGAACAGCTGATCCTGACCATCACCAGCGAAGACGGCGTCAGCGTGACGCATACGCTCGACGGGCAGTTCGACGAAGCTAACAACCCGGAAAAAGCGCTGACCAGCCTGAAAGAGGGCCTGGCGAAACTGGGGCAGACTATCTATTTCGCCCGCGACGTGCAGATTACGCTGCCGGGCGCGCTGTTTGTGCCTAACAGCCAGCTCAACGCGTTCCGTCGTGAAGCGGTCGAGGCGCTGGACGCCGCGCGCCTGGCGAACTACCAGCGCGGCGCGCGCAAGCCGGTCTCCGTGCCGCCGCCGGTCTACCCGGAAACGCACCTGAGCTTCCTCGCGAACGTCTACAACCATAAGGCGCGTGAATTTTACCAGCGCTATGGCGTGCAGCTTATCGACGCCGCGTATGAGGCGCATGAGGAAAAAGGCGACGTGCCGGTGATGATCACCAAACACTGCCTGCGCTTTGCCTTTAACCTCTGCCCGAAACAGGCGAAAGGCAACATCAAGAGCTGGAAGGCGACGCCGATGCAGCTGGTGCACGGCGACGAAGTGTTAACGCTGCGTTTTGACTGCAAACCCTGCGAAATGCACGTCGTCGGCAAGATCAAAAACCATATCCTGAAAATGCCGCAGCCGGGCAGCGTGGTCGCGTCCATCAGCCCGGAAGATCTGCTGAAAACCCTGCCGAAACGCAAAAACGCCTGA
- a CDS encoding helix-turn-helix domain-containing protein yields the protein MDITAHLAQTLKALRQQKNWSLTQAAQETGVSKAMLGQIERNESSPTVATLWKIATGFNVPFSAFITPPAPGARTVFDAQQTMLVEPLFPWDEQLRFDMLAVTLAPGAQSDSTPHERGVTEHVVVIEGELELQTDGVWRRLGPGEGLKFSGDRPHAYRNATPLPVRFHSLIHYPAP from the coding sequence ATGGATATCACCGCCCATCTCGCGCAGACGCTGAAAGCGCTGCGCCAGCAGAAAAACTGGAGCCTGACCCAGGCGGCGCAGGAAACCGGCGTGTCGAAAGCGATGCTCGGCCAGATAGAGCGCAACGAATCGAGCCCGACGGTCGCCACGCTGTGGAAAATCGCCACCGGCTTTAACGTGCCGTTTTCGGCGTTTATCACGCCGCCTGCGCCGGGGGCGCGCACCGTGTTTGACGCCCAGCAGACGATGCTGGTGGAGCCACTGTTTCCGTGGGATGAACAGCTGCGCTTCGATATGCTCGCCGTCACGCTCGCCCCCGGCGCGCAGAGCGACTCCACGCCCCATGAGCGCGGCGTAACGGAGCATGTGGTGGTGATTGAGGGCGAGCTGGAGCTACAGACAGACGGCGTCTGGCGGCGGCTCGGCCCCGGCGAAGGGCTGAAGTTTTCCGGCGACCGGCCGCACGCCTACCGCAACGCGACGCCGCTGCCGGTGCGTTTTCATTCGCTGATCCACTACCCGGCGCCATAA
- a CDS encoding benzoate/H(+) symporter BenE family transporter: MRFSLPPASAVIAGFVAVLVGYASSAAIIWQAAAAAGATPAQTAGWMTMLGIGMGVSTLALSLWYRAPVLTAWSTPGAALLATGLAGSDLHEAVGIFIFASALIVICGATGLFARLMNIIPPGLAAAMLAGILLRFGLQAFGMLEGHFALCAAMTGAWLLCKVFAPRYAVVAALLAGVAVCLLQGEVNTAALHFRLAPPEFVSPAFSLSSLLGVGLPFFLVTMASQNAPGVATLQASGYRVPVSPLMVATGLLALLLAPFGVFSICIAAITAAICQSPEAHPEREKRWMAAAMAGVFYLLAGVCGGSVGALMTALPLPWLQTLAGLALLGTIGGSLHQALVNERARDAALITFLVTASGVTLLGVGSAFWGLIAGGISYALLARRAG, encoded by the coding sequence ATGCGCTTTTCTCTTCCCCCGGCGTCTGCCGTCATTGCAGGGTTTGTGGCGGTACTGGTGGGCTACGCCAGCTCTGCCGCCATTATCTGGCAGGCCGCCGCGGCGGCAGGCGCCACGCCCGCGCAAACGGCGGGCTGGATGACGATGCTCGGCATCGGCATGGGCGTCAGCACGCTCGCGCTAAGCCTGTGGTATCGCGCGCCGGTGCTGACCGCCTGGTCGACGCCCGGCGCGGCGCTGCTGGCGACGGGGCTTGCGGGCAGCGATCTGCATGAGGCGGTCGGGATTTTTATTTTCGCCTCGGCGCTTATCGTCATCTGCGGCGCTACCGGGCTGTTCGCCCGCCTGATGAACATTATTCCGCCGGGCCTTGCCGCCGCGATGCTGGCGGGCATTCTGCTGCGCTTCGGGCTACAGGCGTTCGGCATGCTGGAGGGGCATTTTGCGTTGTGCGCCGCCATGACGGGCGCCTGGCTGCTCTGTAAAGTCTTCGCGCCGCGCTACGCCGTGGTGGCCGCGCTGCTGGCGGGCGTCGCGGTCTGTCTGTTGCAGGGCGAGGTGAATACGGCGGCGCTGCATTTTCGCCTCGCGCCGCCGGAGTTTGTCTCCCCCGCGTTCAGCCTCTCTTCGCTGCTCGGCGTCGGCCTGCCCTTCTTTCTGGTGACGATGGCCTCGCAGAACGCGCCGGGCGTCGCCACGCTGCAGGCGTCCGGCTACCGGGTGCCGGTCTCGCCGCTGATGGTCGCGACCGGCCTGCTGGCGCTGCTCCTTGCGCCCTTTGGCGTTTTTTCCATCTGCATTGCCGCCATTACCGCGGCCATCTGCCAGAGCCCGGAGGCGCACCCGGAGCGCGAAAAACGCTGGATGGCGGCGGCGATGGCGGGCGTGTTTTATCTGCTGGCGGGCGTGTGCGGCGGCTCCGTCGGCGCGCTGATGACCGCCCTGCCTCTGCCGTGGCTGCAAACGCTCGCCGGGCTGGCGCTGCTCGGCACCATTGGCGGCAGTCTGCATCAGGCGCTGGTGAATGAGCGCGCCCGCGACGCGGCGCTGATAACGTTTCTGGTGACGGCGTCCGGCGTCACGCTGCTCGGCGTCGGGTCGGCGTTCTGGGGGTTGATAGCGGGCGGGATAAGCTACGCGCTGCTGGCGCGCCGGGCGGGATAA
- a CDS encoding DUF3313 domain-containing protein produces the protein MHSTSVFKASGVAALLLLAGCSSSTTKPEQYSGFLKDYSGLEKTTSATGKPVMRWVAPGFNLNNYDSIVYNPVVYYPAPKPTGQISQKVLDGLLNYTNDKLKTAAASRKPLVATPGPRSVIFRGAITAVDSSKEGLQFYEVLPIALVVAGTQVATGHRTMDTSLFFEGELIDAATQKTVVKVVRKGEGKDLSNEKTPLTVDNLKQVIDDMATDARMFDPAPK, from the coding sequence CTATTGCTGCTTGCCGGTTGTTCCTCCAGCACCACCAAACCCGAGCAATACTCCGGCTTCCTGAAAGACTATTCGGGCCTTGAAAAAACCACGTCAGCTACCGGCAAACCGGTGATGCGCTGGGTCGCGCCGGGCTTTAATCTGAATAATTACGATTCTATCGTTTACAACCCGGTGGTCTATTATCCGGCCCCGAAACCGACCGGACAGATCTCTCAGAAGGTTCTCGATGGCCTGCTGAATTACACCAACGACAAACTGAAAACCGCGGCTGCAAGCCGTAAGCCGCTGGTGGCGACGCCAGGGCCGCGCAGCGTGATTTTCCGCGGCGCGATTACCGCCGTCGACAGCAGCAAAGAGGGGCTGCAATTCTATGAAGTGCTGCCGATTGCGCTTGTCGTGGCCGGTACTCAGGTCGCGACTGGCCATCGCACGATGGACACCAGCCTGTTCTTTGAAGGCGAGCTGATTGACGCGGCGACGCAAAAAACCGTGGTGAAAGTGGTGCGTAAAGGTGAGGGGAAAGATCTCAGCAACGAGAAGACCCCGCTCACGGTCGATAACCTCAAACAGGTGATCGACGACATGGCAACCGACGCGCGCATGTTCGATCCCGCGCCGAAATAA